Proteins encoded by one window of Akkermansia muciniphila ATCC BAA-835:
- a CDS encoding GDSL-type esterase/lipase family protein, whose translation MKSYACLCLLLAGVFCVAFFSGACADELPPTLKPQVNPRAVYDWKKRHEAVMERNRTVKPEYVVFGDSITHRWGGEPSGDNRALGTGKTAWHSLFSSHAVTNMGFGSDYVDNAYYRLQLGELDGISPRVIIVLLGTNNLGGRKDAPRACADNLKAFVSLARRKCPSSKILLLGILPREEKKLAPLIRETNKMISGLADGNSVFFANPGEEFLGEDGVSPKPGLLEDGLHPSARGYDILGKSLSVLLKKMDDKYGKLPAPR comes from the coding sequence ATGAAATCTTATGCATGCCTTTGTTTATTGCTGGCGGGAGTTTTTTGCGTTGCTTTTTTCTCCGGGGCCTGTGCTGATGAATTGCCGCCCACGCTGAAGCCCCAGGTGAACCCGCGGGCCGTGTATGACTGGAAAAAACGTCATGAAGCAGTGATGGAGCGGAACCGGACCGTCAAACCGGAATATGTCGTCTTTGGTGACAGCATTACCCACCGCTGGGGCGGCGAGCCTTCCGGGGACAACAGGGCTCTCGGAACAGGAAAAACCGCCTGGCATAGCCTGTTTTCTTCCCATGCGGTAACCAATATGGGGTTTGGTTCCGATTACGTGGATAATGCCTATTACCGCTTGCAGCTGGGAGAGCTGGACGGCATTTCTCCGCGGGTCATCATCGTGCTGCTGGGAACCAATAATCTTGGCGGGCGGAAGGATGCTCCCCGGGCCTGCGCAGACAATCTCAAGGCTTTTGTGAGCCTGGCGCGCCGGAAGTGCCCCTCTTCCAAAATCCTGTTGCTGGGCATTCTCCCCAGGGAGGAAAAAAAGCTGGCTCCCCTGATTAGGGAAACCAATAAAATGATATCCGGCCTGGCTGACGGAAACAGCGTGTTTTTCGCCAATCCCGGCGAGGAATTCCTGGGGGAGGACGGAGTGTCCCCAAAACCCGGGCTGCTGGAGGATGGGCTGCATCCCAGTGCCAGGGGGTACGACATACTGGGGAAGTCGTTGAGCGTATTGCTGAAGAAAATGGACGACAAGTACGGCAAGCTGCCCGCTCCCCGGTAG